A single region of the Pan troglodytes isolate AG18354 chromosome 18, NHGRI_mPanTro3-v2.0_pri, whole genome shotgun sequence genome encodes:
- the LOC112205867 gene encoding nuclear pore complex-interacting protein family member A7-like isoform X3, producing the protein MRVRWMLFWLLFWLLLEFISHQCISVINILADHHHRGTDFGGSPWLGIIIEFLRSYKVVITLWTVYLWLSFLKTIFQSENGHDGSTDVQQRARRSNRRRQEGNKIGRKDAITLRRHVKRKVRDKIHKMKVTPKINHHDKINGKRKTAKKQKTYQPAQELRRRAEDYHKCKIPPSARKPLCNWVRMAAAEHRHSSGLPHWPYLTAETLKNRMGHQPPPPTQQRSITENSLSLKTPPECPLHPLPPSADDNLKTPPECLITLLPPSAPPSAPPSADYHLNRPAECLLYPPPPSADDNLKTPPECLITPLPPSAPPSAPPSPPPSPPPSAPPSPPPSPPPSAPPSPPPSAPPSPPPSAPPSPPPSADYNLNRPAECLLYPPPPSADDNLKTPPECLITPLPPSPPPSAPPSAPPSPPPSPPPSAPPSPPPSAPPSAPPSAPPSPPPSAPPSPPPSAPPSPPPSPPPSPPPSPPPSAPPSPPPSADDHLKTPPLATQEAEAEKPPKPRRPRADDVDPSSPEPKRRRADDVDPSSSTPKRRRADDVDPSSPKPKRRRADDVDPSSSTPKRRRADDVDPSSRKPKRRRADDVDPSSSKAKRRRADDVEPSSRKPKRRRLS; encoded by the exons gttATCAATATTCTGGCTGACCATCATCATCGTGGGACTGACTTTGGTGGAAGTCCTTGGTTAGGTATCATTATTGAATTTCTGAGAAGTTATAAAGTTGTCATTACCCTCTGGACAGTTTACCTTTGG tTGTCTTTCCTGAAGACTATCTTCCAGTCTGAAAATGGACATGATGGATCCACAGATGTACAGCAGAGAGCCAGGAGGTCCAACCGCCGTAGACAGGAAG gaaataaaattggCCGGAAAGACGCCATTACTCTACGGAGAcatgtgaaaagaaaagttagaGATAAAATCCATAAGATGAAGGTGACACCGAAAATCAACCATCATGACAAAATCAATGGAAAGAGGAAGACCGCCAAAAAACA GAAAACGTATCAACCTGCGCAAGAGTTGCGGCGGCGGGCAGAGGACTACCACAAATGCAAA ATCCCCCCTTCTGCAAGAAAGCCTCTTTGCAACTGG GTCAGAATGGCGGCAGCGGAGCATCGTCATTCTTCAGGATTGCCCCACTGGCCCTACCTCAcagctgaaactttaaaaaacaggatgGGCCACCAGCCACCTCCTCCAACTCAACAACGTTCTATAACTGAAAACTCCCTGAGCCTCAAGACACCTCCCGAGTGTCCGCTCCATCCCCTTCCACCCTCAGCGGATGATAATCTCAAGACGCCTCCCGAGTGTCTCATCACTCTtcttccaccctcagctccaccctcagctccaccctcagcggaTTATCATCTCAACAGGCCTGCCGAGTGTCTGCTCTATCCCCCTCCACCCTCAGCGGATGATAATCTCAAGACACCTCCCGAGTGTCTCATcactccccttccaccctcagctccaccctcagctccaccctcacctccaccctcacctccaccctcagctccaccctcacctccaccctcacctccaccctcagctccaccctcacctccaccctcagctccaccctcacctccaccctcagctccaccctcacctccaccctcagcggatTATAATCTCAACAGGCCTGCCGAGTGTCTGCTCTATCCCCCTCCACCCTCAGCGGATGATAATCTCAAGACACCTCCCGAGTGTCTCATcactccccttccaccctcacctccaccctcagctccaccctcagctccaccctcacctccaccctcacctccaccctcagctccaccctcacctccaccctcagctccaccctcagctccaccctcagctccaccctcacctccaccctcagctccaccctcacctccaccctcagctccaccctcacctccaccctcacctccaccctcacctccaccctcacctccaccctcagctccaccctcacctccaccctcagcggatGATCATCTCAAGACACCtcccttagctactcaggaggctgaggcagaaaaaccacccaaacccaggaggccgagggccgatgacgtggacccatcatcgcccgaacccaagaggcggagggccgatgacgtggacccatcatcatccacacccaagaggcggagggccgatgacgtggacccatcatcgcccaaacccaagaggcggagggccgatgacgtggacccatcatcatccacacccaagaggcggagggccgatgacgtggacccatcatcacgcaaacccaagaggcggagggccgatgaCGTGGACCCATCATCATCCAAagccaagaggcggagggccgatgaCGTGGAACCGTCATCacgcaaacccaagaggcggaggttgagttAG
- the LOC112205867 gene encoding nuclear pore complex-interacting protein family member B13-like isoform X2, translated as MVKLSIVLTPQFLSHDQGQLTKELQQHVKSVTCPCEYLRKVINILADHHHRGTDFGGSPWLGIIIEFLRSYKVVITLWTVYLWLSFLKTIFQSENGHDGSTDVQQRARRSNRRRQEGNKIGRKDAITLRRHVKRKVRDKIHKMKVTPKINHHDKINGKRKTAKKQKTYQPAQELRRRAEDYHKCKIPPSARKPLCNWVRMAAAEHRHSSGLPHWPYLTAETLKNRMGHQPPPPTQQRSITENSLSLKTPPECPLHPLPPSADDNLKTPPECLITLLPPSAPPSAPPSADYHLNRPAECLLYPPPPSADDNLKTPPECLITPLPPSAPPSAPPSPPPSPPPSAPPSPPPSPPPSAPPSPPPSAPPSPPPSAPPSPPPSADYNLNRPAECLLYPPPPSADDNLKTPPECLITPLPPSPPPSAPPSAPPSPPPSPPPSAPPSPPPSAPPSAPPSAPPSPPPSAPPSPPPSAPPSPPPSPPPSPPPSPPPSAPPSPPPSADDHLKTPPLATQEAEAEKPPKPRRPRADDVDPSSPEPKRRRADDVDPSSSTPKRRRADDVDPSSPKPKRRRADDVDPSSSTPKRRRADDVDPSSRKPKRRRADDVDPSSSKAKRRRADDVEPSSRKPKRRRLS; from the exons gttATCAATATTCTGGCTGACCATCATCATCGTGGGACTGACTTTGGTGGAAGTCCTTGGTTAGGTATCATTATTGAATTTCTGAGAAGTTATAAAGTTGTCATTACCCTCTGGACAGTTTACCTTTGG tTGTCTTTCCTGAAGACTATCTTCCAGTCTGAAAATGGACATGATGGATCCACAGATGTACAGCAGAGAGCCAGGAGGTCCAACCGCCGTAGACAGGAAG gaaataaaattggCCGGAAAGACGCCATTACTCTACGGAGAcatgtgaaaagaaaagttagaGATAAAATCCATAAGATGAAGGTGACACCGAAAATCAACCATCATGACAAAATCAATGGAAAGAGGAAGACCGCCAAAAAACA GAAAACGTATCAACCTGCGCAAGAGTTGCGGCGGCGGGCAGAGGACTACCACAAATGCAAA ATCCCCCCTTCTGCAAGAAAGCCTCTTTGCAACTGG GTCAGAATGGCGGCAGCGGAGCATCGTCATTCTTCAGGATTGCCCCACTGGCCCTACCTCAcagctgaaactttaaaaaacaggatgGGCCACCAGCCACCTCCTCCAACTCAACAACGTTCTATAACTGAAAACTCCCTGAGCCTCAAGACACCTCCCGAGTGTCCGCTCCATCCCCTTCCACCCTCAGCGGATGATAATCTCAAGACGCCTCCCGAGTGTCTCATCACTCTtcttccaccctcagctccaccctcagctccaccctcagcggaTTATCATCTCAACAGGCCTGCCGAGTGTCTGCTCTATCCCCCTCCACCCTCAGCGGATGATAATCTCAAGACACCTCCCGAGTGTCTCATcactccccttccaccctcagctccaccctcagctccaccctcacctccaccctcacctccaccctcagctccaccctcacctccaccctcacctccaccctcagctccaccctcacctccaccctcagctccaccctcacctccaccctcagctccaccctcacctccaccctcagcggatTATAATCTCAACAGGCCTGCCGAGTGTCTGCTCTATCCCCCTCCACCCTCAGCGGATGATAATCTCAAGACACCTCCCGAGTGTCTCATcactccccttccaccctcacctccaccctcagctccaccctcagctccaccctcacctccaccctcacctccaccctcagctccaccctcacctccaccctcagctccaccctcagctccaccctcagctccaccctcacctccaccctcagctccaccctcacctccaccctcagctccaccctcacctccaccctcacctccaccctcacctccaccctcacctccaccctcagctccaccctcacctccaccctcagcggatGATCATCTCAAGACACCtcccttagctactcaggaggctgaggcagaaaaaccacccaaacccaggaggccgagggccgatgacgtggacccatcatcgcccgaacccaagaggcggagggccgatgacgtggacccatcatcatccacacccaagaggcggagggccgatgacgtggacccatcatcgcccaaacccaagaggcggagggccgatgacgtggacccatcatcatccacacccaagaggcggagggccgatgacgtggacccatcatcacgcaaacccaagaggcggagggccgatgaCGTGGACCCATCATCATCCAAagccaagaggcggagggccgatgaCGTGGAACCGTCATCacgcaaacccaagaggcggaggttgagttAG
- the LOC112205867 gene encoding nuclear pore complex-interacting protein family member B13-like isoform X1, which produces MMNETIVPVSHRRKLRLKGFLSHDQGQLTKELQQHVKSVTCPCEYLRKVINILADHHHRGTDFGGSPWLGIIIEFLRSYKVVITLWTVYLWLSFLKTIFQSENGHDGSTDVQQRARRSNRRRQEGNKIGRKDAITLRRHVKRKVRDKIHKMKVTPKINHHDKINGKRKTAKKQKTYQPAQELRRRAEDYHKCKIPPSARKPLCNWVRMAAAEHRHSSGLPHWPYLTAETLKNRMGHQPPPPTQQRSITENSLSLKTPPECPLHPLPPSADDNLKTPPECLITLLPPSAPPSAPPSADYHLNRPAECLLYPPPPSADDNLKTPPECLITPLPPSAPPSAPPSPPPSPPPSAPPSPPPSPPPSAPPSPPPSAPPSPPPSAPPSPPPSADYNLNRPAECLLYPPPPSADDNLKTPPECLITPLPPSPPPSAPPSAPPSPPPSPPPSAPPSPPPSAPPSAPPSAPPSPPPSAPPSPPPSAPPSPPPSPPPSPPPSPPPSAPPSPPPSADDHLKTPPLATQEAEAEKPPKPRRPRADDVDPSSPEPKRRRADDVDPSSSTPKRRRADDVDPSSPKPKRRRADDVDPSSSTPKRRRADDVDPSSRKPKRRRADDVDPSSSKAKRRRADDVEPSSRKPKRRRLS; this is translated from the exons gttATCAATATTCTGGCTGACCATCATCATCGTGGGACTGACTTTGGTGGAAGTCCTTGGTTAGGTATCATTATTGAATTTCTGAGAAGTTATAAAGTTGTCATTACCCTCTGGACAGTTTACCTTTGG tTGTCTTTCCTGAAGACTATCTTCCAGTCTGAAAATGGACATGATGGATCCACAGATGTACAGCAGAGAGCCAGGAGGTCCAACCGCCGTAGACAGGAAG gaaataaaattggCCGGAAAGACGCCATTACTCTACGGAGAcatgtgaaaagaaaagttagaGATAAAATCCATAAGATGAAGGTGACACCGAAAATCAACCATCATGACAAAATCAATGGAAAGAGGAAGACCGCCAAAAAACA GAAAACGTATCAACCTGCGCAAGAGTTGCGGCGGCGGGCAGAGGACTACCACAAATGCAAA ATCCCCCCTTCTGCAAGAAAGCCTCTTTGCAACTGG GTCAGAATGGCGGCAGCGGAGCATCGTCATTCTTCAGGATTGCCCCACTGGCCCTACCTCAcagctgaaactttaaaaaacaggatgGGCCACCAGCCACCTCCTCCAACTCAACAACGTTCTATAACTGAAAACTCCCTGAGCCTCAAGACACCTCCCGAGTGTCCGCTCCATCCCCTTCCACCCTCAGCGGATGATAATCTCAAGACGCCTCCCGAGTGTCTCATCACTCTtcttccaccctcagctccaccctcagctccaccctcagcggaTTATCATCTCAACAGGCCTGCCGAGTGTCTGCTCTATCCCCCTCCACCCTCAGCGGATGATAATCTCAAGACACCTCCCGAGTGTCTCATcactccccttccaccctcagctccaccctcagctccaccctcacctccaccctcacctccaccctcagctccaccctcacctccaccctcacctccaccctcagctccaccctcacctccaccctcagctccaccctcacctccaccctcagctccaccctcacctccaccctcagcggatTATAATCTCAACAGGCCTGCCGAGTGTCTGCTCTATCCCCCTCCACCCTCAGCGGATGATAATCTCAAGACACCTCCCGAGTGTCTCATcactccccttccaccctcacctccaccctcagctccaccctcagctccaccctcacctccaccctcacctccaccctcagctccaccctcacctccaccctcagctccaccctcagctccaccctcagctccaccctcacctccaccctcagctccaccctcacctccaccctcagctccaccctcacctccaccctcacctccaccctcacctccaccctcacctccaccctcagctccaccctcacctccaccctcagcggatGATCATCTCAAGACACCtcccttagctactcaggaggctgaggcagaaaaaccacccaaacccaggaggccgagggccgatgacgtggacccatcatcgcccgaacccaagaggcggagggccgatgacgtggacccatcatcatccacacccaagaggcggagggccgatgacgtggacccatcatcgcccaaacccaagaggcggagggccgatgacgtggacccatcatcatccacacccaagaggcggagggccgatgacgtggacccatcatcacgcaaacccaagaggcggagggccgatgaCGTGGACCCATCATCATCCAAagccaagaggcggagggccgatgaCGTGGAACCGTCATCacgcaaacccaagaggcggaggttgagttAG